Within Ralstonia pickettii DTP0602, the genomic segment GGCGCGCGTGTTCGTCGAAGATTTCATGCACGGCTGCATAGTCGAAGCCGCTGAAACCCATCCGGCTCGCCACGTCGCACAGGATGCGCCAGTCGGCGCGCGCCTCGCCCGGCGCCGCCAGGAAGGCGCGCTGGCGCGAGATGCGCCGTTCGGAGTTTGTGACCGTACCATCTTTTTCGCCCCAGCCGAGCGCGGGCAGCAGCACGTGCGCGCCGGCATTGGTGTCGGTGCGCTCGATGATGTCGCTGGCGACCACCAGTTCGCACTTCGCCAGTGCGCGGCGCACCTGGTCGGCGTCGGGCAGGCTCACCACCGGGTTGGTGGCGATCACCCATACCGCCTTGACGCGGCCGGCTTCGATGGCTTCGAACAGTTCCACCGCCTTCAAGCCCGGACGGTCGGCGACGACCGGCGACTGCCAGAAGCTTTGTACGACCTCGCGGTGCAGTGGGTTGGCCAGCTCCATGTGCGCGGCCAGCATATTGGCCAGGCCACCGACCTCGCGCCCGCCCATCGCGTTGGGCTGTCCCGTCAGCGAGAACGGGCCCATGCCCGGCTCGCCGATGCGGCCGGTCAGCAGGTGGCAGTTGATGATGCTGTTGACCTTGTCAGTGCCCGACGACGACTGGTTGACGCCTTGCGAGAAGGCGGTCACGACCTTATTCGTATCCGCGAACAGCTGGTAGAAGGCCAGCACGTCCTGCACGTTGAGCTTGCAGGCGCGCGCCACGGCAGCCGGATCGGCGCAGGCGGCATCTGCGGCCTGCAGGGTCTCGTCCAGACCCGCGGTGCTTGCGGCAACGAAGGCCGCATTGGTGTGGCCTTCGCGCGCCAGGTAGCTCAGCAGCCCATTGAACAGCCACACGTCGGTGCCCGGGCGGATTGCCAGGTGCACGTCGGCCAGTTCGCAGGTAGCGGTGCGGCGCGGGTCGATCGCCACGATCTTCATCTCGGGGCGGGCTTCCTTGGCCTTGGACAGGCGCTGGAACAGGATCGGGTGGCACCACGCGGTGTTGGAGCCCACCAGCACCACCAGGTCGGCCAGTTCCAGGTCTTCGTAGTTGCCCGGCACCAGGTCTTCGCCGAAGGCGCGCTTGTGGCCGGCCACGGCCGACGACATGCACAGGCGCGAGTTGGTGTCGATATTGGCGCTGCCGATGAAACCCTTCATCAGCTTGTTGGCGACGTAGTAGTCCTCGGTCAGCAGCTGTCCGGAGACATAGAGCGCGACCGAGTCCGGCCCATGGCGACGGATGATGTCGGAGAAGCCTTGTGCCACGGTGTCGAGCGCACGGTCCCACGACACTTGCTGCAGGCTGCCGTCCGCGTCGCGCAGCTTGGGGTGGAGCAGGCGGCCTTCGAGGTCCACCGTCTCGCCCAGCGCCGAGCCCTTGACGCACAGCCGGCCGTAGTTGGACGGGTGCTGCGCGTCGCCCGCGATCTCGACCTGGCCGTCGGCACGCACGGTGGCGTGCACGCCGCAGCCGACGCCGCAATACGGGCAGGTGGTGGCGGTGGTGATGGTCGGGGTAGCCGAAACGACCGGGATGTCGGACAGGTTCACGCGTTCTCCGTGCGGGGGCGTTGTATAGCTTACGGTGATGCTTATGCGGCGAGCGCTTCGCACTGCGCCTGGCCGAACAGCAGGCGCTGGCGCAGCGCAGCCACCGGCGTGCGGCGCTGGATCATGTCGAAGTACCAGGGGCCGTCCTGCACGTCGCCGTACAGCACGGCGCCGACCAGGTAGCCGTCCTGCAGCACCAGGCGCTTGTAGACGCCGCGGCGCGCATCGCGCAGCACCAGGTCCTCGCTGCCTTCGCCGCCGATGAAGTCGCCGGCCGAGTACAGGTCCACGCCGGTCACTTTCAGTTTAGTCGCGGTGGCCTGCTGCACGTAGCGGCGATGGCCGGCGCCGGCGAGGTGGGCGGCGCACACGCGGGCCTGGTCCCAGATCGGCGCGACCAGACCGAAGGTGGCCTGGCGGTGCTGCACGCACTCGCCCACGGCATAGATGCGCGGATCGTAGGTCTGCAGCGTGTCATCGACGACGATGGCGCGCTCGCAATGCAGGCCGGCGCCGGCGGCCAGTTCGATATTGGGGCGTACGCCCGCGGTCATCACCACCAGGTCGGCGGGGATCTCGCTGCCGTCCTTGAAGCGCACGCCGGTGACGCGGTCGGTGCCGAGGATCTCCGCGGTCTGCGCGCCCAGCAGGAAGCGCAGGCCCTTGCGTTCGAGCGCGCTCTGGAGCAGCGTGGCGGCGGGCTTGTCTAGCTGGCGCTCCATCAGGCTGTCGGGCAGGTGCACCACGGTCACGTCCATGCCCTGGCGCAGCAGCCCGTTGGCGGCCTCCAGCCCGAGCAGGCCACCGCCGATCACCACCGCATGGCGGTGGTTGCGCGCGGCGTGCTGCATGGTTTCCACGTCCTGGATATCGCGAAACGCGATCACGCCGTCGAGTTGATGGCCCGGCACCGGCAGGATGAAGGGCTTGGAGCCGGTGGCCAGCAACAGGCGGTCGTAGTGCACCTCGCGTCCCGAGGCCGAGCGCACGACGCGGCGCGGGCGGTCGATCGCCACTACCGGATCACCGGCGAGCAGCTCGATGCCATGCTCGTCATACCACTCGCGCGTGTTCAGCATGATGTCCGCCACCGTCTTCTCGCCGGCCAGCACCGGCGACAGCAGGATGCGGTTGTAGTTGCCGTGTGGCTCGGCACCGAACACCGTGATGTCGTACAGGTCCGGGGCGAGCTTGAGCAGCTCCTCGACGGTGCGCATGCCAGCCATGCCGTTGCCGACAACGACCAGGCGCGGGCGGGACTGCGGGTTGGCGGATGGCGTCATGCCGGCATCTCCAAGGCAAAAAGGTGAGCGTAGGGCGAACATCGAGGGCGGAAGGGCGGTATCAGGCGGCCAGTTCTTCTTCGACCTCGCACAGCACCACGCTGGCGGCGACCCATACCTTGCCGTCATAGACGCGCGCGCCGTAGGCATTGACCGAGTGCTCCGGCGCCTCCAGGCATTCGCCGGTGCGCAGGTCGAAGTGGTGCTTGTAGATCGGCGAGGCCACCACCAGGCGGTCGCCCAGGTTGCCCACCAGCCCGCGCGACAGTACCGCGGCCTGCGAATTGGGATCGAAATTGTCGATGGCGTAGACCTCTTCGCCGCGGCCGATGCGGAACACGGCGATCTGCCTGTCGCCTACCAGTGCGCACACACCAGTATTGGGCACGATATCGCGTACGGTGCAGACGGCGGTCCAGCTTTCGGGATGGTGGGAATGGCTCATCACGTTCTCCTTGATTTCGGGCGCGGTCAGGCTGCTTTTGCGGGCACGGCGACCACGGGAATGTGGCCCAACCGGGAGCGCTGCAAGTTCCGTTCCTCCGGCGTGGCGGGACGAATCTGGCCGCGCTCTTCGATAAACACGAGGTTGTCGTCGCGGCGGTCGCTGTTGACGAAGTGGCGGAAGCGCTTGCGCGTCTCCGGATCGGTCACGGCCTTCTTCCACTCGTCTTCATAGGTGTCGACCACGTGCTGCATCTCGGATTCGAGCTCCGCGGCGATGCCCAGCTTGTCGTCCAGGACCACGGCCTTGAGGTAGTCCAGGCCGCCTTCCAGGTTGTCGCGCCAGACGCTGGTGCGCTGCAGGCGGTCGGCGGTGCGCACATAGAACATCAGGAAGCGGTCGATGTAGCGCACCAGCGTGTCGTGGTCGAGGTCGCTCGCCAGCAGTTCGGCGTGGCGCGGCTTCATGCCGCCGTTACCGCAGACGTACAGGTTCCAGCCCTTGTCGGTGGCGATCACGCCCACGTCCTTGCCCTGTGCCTCGGCGCATTCGCGGGTGCAGCCGGATACGCCGAACTTGATCTTGTGCGGCGCGCGCAGGCCCTTGTAGCGGTTCTCCAGTTCGATGGCGAGGCCGACCGAGTCGCCCACGCCATAGCGGCACCAGGTCGAGCCCACGCACGACTTCACCGTGCGCAGCGCCTTGCCGTAGGCATGGCCCGATTCAAAGCCGGCGGCGATCAGTTCTTCCCAGATAAAGGGCAGTTCCTCGGCGCGTGCACCAAAAAGGTCCACGCGCTGGCCACCAGTGATCTTGGTGTACAGGCCGTACTTCTTGGCGACCTGGCCCACGGCGATCAGGCCTTCGGGCGTGACTTCGCCGCCCGGCATGCGCGGCACCACCGAGTAGGTGCCGTCCTTCTGGATGTTGGCCAGGTAGTAGTCGTTGGAGTCCTGCAGGCTGGCGTGCTCTTCCTTGAGCACGAACTCGTTCCAGCACGAGGCCAGGATGCTGCCCACCGCCGGCTTGCAGATATCGCAGCCCATGCCCTTGCCTTGCGCTTCCAGCAGCGCGTCAAAGGTCTTGAACTTGCCCACGCGCACCAGGTGGTAGAGCTCCTGGCGCGAGAAGGGGAAGTGCTCGCAGATGTGGTTGTTGACCGCCATCCCCTGCTTCTTCATCTCGGCCTTCATGATCTGCGTGACCAGCGGCACGCAGCCGCCGCAGGCGGTGCCGGCCTTGGTGCAGGTCTTGAGCGCACCGATGCTGGTGGCGCCGTCGCACACGGCGCCGCAGATCTCGCCCTTGGAGACGTTGTTGCACGAGCAGATCTGGGCGGTGTCGGGCAGGGCATCGGCGCCCAGCGCCGGCTTGGCCTTGCCGCTGCTGTCGGGCAGGATCAGGAATTCCGGCGACTCGGGCAGCTCGATCTTGTTGAGCATCATCTGCAGCAGCGTGCCGTACTCGCTGGCGTCGCCGATCAGCACGCCGCCCAGCAGGTACTTGCCGCAGTCAGACACGACCAGCTTCTTGTAGACCTCCTTGCGGTCGTCGCTGAACTGGTAGAAGCGCGCACCCGGCACGGTGCCGTGCGGATCGCCGATGCTGGCCACGTCCACGCCCATCAGCTTGAGCTTGGTGCTCATGTCGGCGCCGCCGAACTCGGCGCTTTCGCCGCGCAGGTGGCGTGCGGCCACGCGAGCCATGTCGTAGCCCGGGGCCACCAGGCCGTAGATCTTGCCTTGCCACAGCGCGCATTCGCCGATGGCGTAGATGTCCGGATCCGAGGTGCGGCAGGTGTTGTCCACCGCGATGCCGCCGCGCTCGCCCACCGCCAGGCCGCTGGCGCGCGCCAGTTCGTCGCGCGGGCGGATGCCGGCCGAGAACACGATCATGTCGGCGTCGAGGTGCGTGCCGTCGGCAAACACCATGCGGTGCGTGCCGTCTTCGCCGTCGACGATTTCAACGGTGTTCTTGCCGGTGTGGGCGGTCACGCCCAGGCCCTGGATCTTCTGGCGGAGCATGCGGCCACCGCCTTCATCGACCTGCACCGCCATCAGGCGCGGAGCAAACTCGACCACGTGCGTCTGCAGGTCCATGTCGCGCAGCGCCTTGGCGCATTCCAGGCCCAGCAGGCCGCCGCCGACGACCACGCCGGTCTTGGAGCGCGCGCCGCATTCGCGCATCGCTTCCAGGTCCTCGATGGTGCGGTAGACGAAGCAGTCCTTGCGGTCCTTGCCCGGCACCGGCGGCACGAAGGGGTAGGAGCCGGTGGCCAGGATGAGCTTGTCATAGGACAGGGTCTCACCGGTGGACACCTTGACCGTGCGCGCGGCGCGATCGATCTCAACCGCGCGGGCATTCAGGCGCAGCAGCATGTTGTTGTGCTGCTCGAAGAAGCCGGCGGGCACCAGCGACAGGTCTTCGGCCGACTTGCCGGCGAAGAACTCGGACAGGTGCACGCGATCGTAGGCGGGATGCGGTTCTTCGCACAGGACGGTCACTTCCAGGTTCTGCGCGCCGGCTTCCGCCAGGCATTCCAGGAACTTGTGACCCACCATACCGTGGCCGACGATGATCAGTTTCATGATGCTTTCCTTGTCCGGTAGTCAGTCTTTGCTGCTTGTTGTGCTGTGGGGGCGATGCAGGGGATTCAGTTGGCCAGCGCGCTGTCGTACAGCGCCTGCTCCTGGGCCTTGTGCTCGGCGCTGAAGCGGATGGCGATGGCGCACAGGGCGGCGATGGTGGCCAGCACGCCCAGCACGGTCAGCGTGTGCTGCAGGTCGCCCAGGCCCTTGAGCAGGAAGCCCGCGGCGACGGCGCCGACGTTGCCGCCCGCGCCGATGATCCCGGCCACGCCGCCCAGCGCCTTGCGGTCGATAAAGGGCACCAGGGCGTAGGTCGCGCCGCAGGCCATGTGGGTGAACAGGCCGAACAGCAGCATCGCGACCACGGCCAGCGTCACGCTGCCGGCCTGCGCGAACCACAGCAGGCCCAGGCCTTCGCCCATGATCAGCACGAACAGCAGCGTGGCACGTGCATCCAGGCCGCGACGGCGCGCTGCCTTGTCCGACAGCCAGCCACCCAGCGCGCGGGCAAACAGCGCCAGCAGGCCGAAGCTCGCGGCAGCCAGGCCGGCGGCCTTCAGGCTCAGGCCGAAGCGGTCCACGTAATACGAGGCGGCGATGTTGTGGATGAAGATCTCAACGCCGAAGCAGGCGCCGTAGGTGATGAACAGCAGCCACACGCGATAGTTGGCGCTGGCGGCGCGGAAGCTGGCCCAGCCGCCGCCCTTGCCGCCGTCTTTGCCGGCGATGGCGATGCCGCGGGCGCGCAGGTCCGAGTAGTTGCCTTCCGGGCAGTCCTGCGTGAAGCGCCAGTAGACGACGGCCATGATCAGCATCAGCACGCCCGGCACCACCAGCGCAAAGCGCCAGCCGAGTGCGTGGTCGGCGCCCAGCATCAGCACCGCGGCCAGCAGCAGCGGCATGATGGCCTGCGCGGCGCCGCCGCCGGCATTGCCCCAGCCGGCCGAGGCCGCGTTGGCGGTGCCGACCACGTTGGGCGCGAACATCACCGAGGTGTGGTACTGCGTGATCACGAAGCTGGCACCAACCGCGCCGATCAGCAGGCGGAAGATCAGGAAGGTCTCATAGTTCTGCGCCAGGGCGACGCCGAGCACCGGCAGCGCGCCCACCGCCAGCAGGCCGGTGTAGGTCTTGCGCGGGCCGAAGCGGTCGCACATCGGGCCGATCACCAGGCGCACCAGGATGGTCACCGCCACCGCGGCGATATTGATGTTGGCGATCTGGCCCGGGGTCAGGCCGAATTCGCCCTTGAGCACGGGCATCAGCGGCGCGCAGGCAAACCACGCGAAGAAACAGACGAAGAACGCCATCCAGGTCAGGTGGAAGGCGCGCATCTGCGGGGTGCTCAAGCTCATCAGCTCGATGCGGGTGGCTTTGCCGGTCATCGTCCCTTGCTCCAAAAAAACAAGTGGCGTCCCGCAAACCGGGCCAGTGATCGGTGTGATCGGGTCATGGCCGGTTCAGGGGACGCCGTTGTCCTGAACAGCTGCTACATGGGATAGCGGCTGCTTATGTGGGGTGGGCCGGTCGCCGTTGACGGGCCCGGTCCACATTACGCAAGGGGTGTGCCAGGCCTGTAAGTGATGGCAAAGGGGAGAGTGGCGCGCTCAAGCGCCTTGGGGAACGCCTCGAATGCGCTGAGGTGGGGCGGCCTGCGGGCCCGCGGCACAGTCATGGTGCAGTGCAGTGGGCTGGTGTGGTGCGATGCAGCACACGGGGACAGAGGCCTAGTCGCCGTGGCCTTCCTTTTCAAGGCGACGCATGGGGATCATCTGCATGTCGCGGGGTAACACCAGTGCCCCATCCTCGTCGACCAGCGCAGCGCGCACCAGCTTGCCGCTGGCGCGTGAGCGCACCTGCACCGGGCCTTCGCCGTGCGCCATATTGCAGTCGCCCCACTGCATCAGCCCGATCAGCACGGGCAGCAATTCGACCGTGGCACGGGTGGGGCGGTACTCGAAGCGTTCGCGTTCGCCAGGCTCGCGGTAGCCGACCTTGCGCAGCAACCCGGCCTCCGTCAGCGTCTTGAGTCGCGCGGACAGCACTGCGGGCGAGCATTCCAGCCGGCGGAGGAAGTCGTCGAAGCGCGTTACACCGGAGAGGACATCGCGCAGGATGAGGATCGTCCACTTTTCGCCGATCAGCGAAAGCGTGGCGGCGATCGAGCAGTGGCGGAGGTCGGACGCAGTGATGTTCATGGTGAACCCAGCATAGCATGCTGACTTCATTTGCAAAAGTCAGGCTATTGCGTATACTCTGACTACAAACAATGTAGTCAGGTGGCGGCATGGAAAGCAAGAGCGAAGTCCGGTCGGGTGATGCGGAAAGCTGGACGGTAAAGCGGGGCGTGCGCGTCACGTTGCGCCGCACCCAGGTGCAGGATGGCGGGGCGCTACGGGCGCTGGTGGACGGCCTGTCGCGCGAAAGCCGCTACTTCCGCTTCCTGACCGGCGGGCGCGTGGTGGACCAGATTGTCGATGGCCTCGCCAGCCCGGGGCCGGATGGCGTGGCGCTGGTGATCGAGGCGCCCGGCGCCGACGGCGAGCCGGCCGTGGTCGCCAGCGCGGAATACGTGGTGAGCGGGCGGGTCGCGGAACTCGCCGTGGTGGTCGCCGACGCCTGGCAAGGCCAGGGGCTGGGCCGGCGCCTGATCGGCAAGCTGCGCGACCTGGCCGGGGCCGCCGGCCTGCACGCGATGCGTGGCGACGTGCTCAGCGAAAACCGCCGCATGCTCGCCATCCTGCGTGACTGCGGCTTCAGCACCCGCCGCAATCCGGAGGATAGCTACCTGCACGAAGTCTCGCTGGCGCTGCGCGCGCCCGCACGCAGCGCGCAGTCGCTGCCGGCAGACTGGTTCGGCGCGCGCTGAGGGAAGGGCGCCCCATCAGCGAGCGGCACGCTTGCCGCGCGCCGTCAGCGTGCAGCCCACCGAGGCCGTGATGATGCTGGCGATCGCCAGCCACTGCACCGGGCTCAGCTGCTCGTGCAGGAACACCAGCCCCGCCAGCGCGCCCATGGCCGGCTCCATGCTCAGCAGGATGCCGAAGGTGCGCCGGTGCAGGCGCTTGAGCGCCACCATCTCCAGCGAATAGGGGATCGCACTCGACAGCACGCCCACCGCCAGCCCGAACAGCAGCAGCGTCGGGCTGAACATCGCGGTGCCCGCGTGCGCCAACCCGAACGGCATCACCACCAGTGCCGCCGTGGTCAGCCCCAGCGACGTCGCCTGGCCACCGTGGGCGTTGCCCGCCATCTGCCCGAACACGATATAGAGCGCCCAGCCCACGCCGGCTGCCAGCGCATAGCCGATGCCGACCGGATCGAGCGTGCCGGCAGCTTCGCCCACCGGCAGTAACAGCAGCAGGCCCGTTACCGCGAACGCAATCCACAGGAAATCGATCGCGCGCCGCGACGACAGCACCGCCACCGCCAGCGGGCCAGTGAATTCGATGGCGATCGCCAGCCCCAGCGGGATGGTGCGCAGCGACATGTAGAACAGCAGGTTGGTGGCGCCCAGCGCCGCCCCGTACAGCGCGATCGCGCGCGCATTGGCCAGCGTCAGCGGGATGCGCCACGGTCGCCAGACGCACAGCAGGATCAGCGCGGAGAAGCCTACCCGCAGCGCTGTAGTGCCTTGCGCGCCGAGCACCGTGAACAGGCTCTTGGCGAACGAGGTGCCGACGCACAGCGAGGCCATCGAGGCGGTCAGGGCGAGCACGGCGATCAGGGTCGAGCGTCGGTTGGCGGCGGCGTGGGGCAATTCGGGGTCCTGTGGGGATGGCGTGCGTCTGGTGCGCGGTGCAGCGGCATCATGGGGCAGATGCCGCCCTGGCGCCATATACAGGTTGGGGCGGTTGGCGCAGTACAGTTGTTTGGGGCGATCGTGGTGATCACGGACCTGCCCCGCATCAGGCCTCAGTGATTGCGCGCCGCTGGCTTGCGCCGTTTGCCGGCCTTGCCCGCACAGTCCGGGCAGCGGCCCAGCAGCGTCAGCTCGTGGTGCTCGACCACGAACCCCGGTGGCGTGATCTCTTCCAGGTGTCCGGGGCAGCCTTCCAGCGGGAAGACGCGATCGCACGACAGACACTGGAAGTAGTGCCGGTGCGTGACGGCGCCCGGTTCGTCCGCAAGCTCGTAGCGGTCCGGCTGGCCCGGCAGTTCAACGGCATGCACGCGCGCGTCGTCCAGCAGCGCGCGCAGGTTGCGGTAGACCGTGGCCAGGCCCAGCGACGGCACCTGGCGCTGCGCCGCGGCCAGGATCTCGGCCGGGCTCAGGGGCCGGCCGGCTTCACGTAGCGCGTCCATCACAGCGCCGCGTTGACGGGTCATGCGTTCCATGCCTAAAATATTAATGAGAATTTATTATCATTAACGAGCGTACCTGGTTGCCGCCGCGGTGACTCGTTCCTTCCGGGGTGTTCCTATGCTGCCACCGCAGCCCAGCCTTGGCCGGCGCAAGCGGCCTTGCCGCGCGCCGGGCTCTTTCCTGCCCGCCGCCTGCGCATTGCGCCTGAACCCATTGCCGGGGCGTTCGCGGCGGCCAGTCGCCGCGCTGATGCTGGCGATTTCCGGCCTCGCCGACGCGGCGGAGGGTTCCGATATTACGCTGCCGGCGGTCTCGGTGGTCGGCACGGCCATCGCATCATACAACCCGCCCGACGCGTCGGGCGCTACCCGCACCGACACCCCGCTGCGCGAGATCCCGCAGTCCGTGCGTGTGGTGCCGCGCGCGATGCTTGACGATATCGGCGCGACCCGCTTCGACCAGACCTTCGACTACGTCAGCGGCGTGGCGCGCCAGAACAACTTCGGCGGCCTGTGGGACAACTTTGCCATGCGCGGCTTCACCGGCAACGAGAACACCGGCGCCGGCTACCTGGTCAACGGCTTTGCCGCAAACCGCGGCTACACGGCGCCGATGGATGCGGCCACCATCGAGCGCGTGGAAGTGCTCAAAGGCCCCACGTCCTCGCTGTACGGCACCGGCGAGCCCGGCGGCACCTTCAACGTGGTCACGCGCCAGCCGCAGTTCCGGCCCGCGCAGACCTATTCATTCGAGGTCGGCACGCGCGACGCCTACCGGCTGGCGGCCGACGTGACCGGCCCGCTGGGCGAGGACGTGGCCGGCAGGCTGATCGCCGTGGCCGACCACCAGGGCAGCACGCGCGACTACATCAACAGCCAGCGCTACCTGGTGGCGCCGTCGTTCAGCTGGACGCTGGGCAACGACACCATCCTGCAGTACGCGGCGGAATTCCAGCGCTACACCACGCCGATGGACCGTGGCGTGGTCGCCGTCAACGGGCAGCTGGGCCGCATCCCGCGCTCGCGCTTCCTGGGCGAGCCCGGCGACGGCGACATGCGGCTCAACAGCCAGTCGCACCAGCTCAGCGTGGAGCACCAGTTTTCGGATCGGTGGAAGGGGCGGCTGGCCCTGTCATACCGCGGTGGCGCGCTGACCGGGCATTCCTCCGAGGCCGCTGCGCTGGCGGCGGACGGCCGCACGCTGTCGCGCTCGCGGCGCTACCGCGACTTCCAGTCGGACGATCTCTCGCTGCAGGCAAGCGTGACGGGCAAGTTCACCACCGGCCCGGTCGGGCATGAACTGCTGATGGGCGTGGACGCCTACCGCTTCGGCAACACCATGCAGGTGCTGCGCAAGAACCCGACCGCCGCCGCGCCGTACGCGATCGATATCTACGATCCGGTCTATGGCCAGCCGGCGCCGCCGCTGCCCTGGAACATGGACACGCACGAGCGCCAGCGCAACGTCGGCGTCTACGCGCAGGACCAGCTCAGCCTGGGCGAGCGCTGGCGCGTGCTGGCCGGCGCGCGCTTAGATGCCTTCGACCAGTCGCTGGACGACCACCTGCGCGGCACCCGCACCACGCGGCACCAGAACGCGGTGTCGCCGCGCGTGGGCGTGAGCTACCTGGCCAGCCGGAACCTGTCGCTGTTCGCCAATGCCAGCCAGTCGTTCCGGCCCAATGCCGGCGTCGACGCCGCCGGCCAGCCGTTCGACCCGGAACGCGGCCGCGCCATGGAGGCCGGCATCAAGTTCGACAGCGACGACCGCCGCACCGGTGCCACGCTGGCCGTGTTCGAGATCCGCAAGCGCAACGTGCTGGCCGCCAATCCCGCCGACCCGTCGTATTTCATCGCCGCCGGCGAGGCGCGCAGCCGCGGCGTGGAACTGGACGTGGCGGGGCAGATCGGCACGCACTGGCGCGTGTCGGGCAGCTTTGCGCTGACCGATGCGGAGATCACGCAGGACACGCGCATCGCGCCGGGTACGCCGCTGTCCAACGTGCCGCGCACCAGCGGCAGCCTGCTGGCGGTGTATGAAGACGCGACGCCGATCGGGCAGCGGTATGGCGTCGGCGCCGGGCTGCGCTACGTCGGACGACGCCCGGGCGATGTGCAGGACTCGTTCTCGCTGCCCGCGTACGTGGCGGTGGACCTGCATGGCTACTGGCAATACAGCCGCAAGCTGCGCGTGTCGCTGAACGTGGGCAACCTGTTCGACAAGACCTACTACGCCAGCTCGTACAGCAACCTGTGGATCGCGCCGGGCGCGGGCCGCACCGTGCGCCTGGGCGTGCAACTGAGCTACTGACAATGTTGCCGGGCCACGCGCGCACTGCCGCGCCTCCATCTCTCCCGGCAGTCTCCCCTTTTGCCGCGGTCGCGCGGCCGGCCGGCGGCCGGCTGCTGTCCATCGACGCACTGCGCGGGCTGGTCATCCTGATCATGCTGCTCGACCACGTGCGGGATATGTTCTTCCTGCACGTGCAGGTCACCGATCCCATGGATGCCAGTGCGACCACCCCGGCGCTTTTCTTCAGCCGTCTCGCCGCCCACCTGTGCGCGCCGGTGTTTATCTGGCTGGCCGGGGTCTCGGCCTGGCTTTACGGCGCGGCCGGCCATGACCGCGGCGCGGTCAGCGGCTTCCTGCTGCGGCGCGGCGTGTTCCTGGTGGTGCTGGAGCTGACGCTGGTCGGCTTTGCCTGGACCTGGACCTTCCCGCCGCAGGTGGTCTACCTGCAGGTGATCTGGGCCATCGGCCTGAGCATGATGGCGCTGGCGGCGCTGGTGTGGCTGCCGCGGCCGATGCTGATCGCTGCCGGCATCGCGCTGGTGGCCGGGCACAACCTGCTGAGCCCGCTGCATTTCCCGCCGGAAAGCGTGTGGCATATACCCTGGGCGATCCTGCACGACCGGACCTGGATCGATATCGCCGACGGGCTGAAGGTGCGCACCTCGTACCCGGTGCTGCCGTGGATCGGCGTGATTGCGCTGGGCTACGCGGCGGGGCCGTGGTTTGCCGCGTCGATGCCTGCCGGTGCAAGGCAACGGCGCCTCGCCGGCTGCGCCGTGGCGGCGCTGGCCGGCTTTGCCGTGCTGCGCGTACTAAACGGCTA encodes:
- a CDS encoding membrane protein gives rise to the protein MLPGHARTAAPPSLPAVSPFAAVARPAGGRLLSIDALRGLVILIMLLDHVRDMFFLHVQVTDPMDASATTPALFFSRLAAHLCAPVFIWLAGVSAWLYGAAGHDRGAVSGFLLRRGVFLVVLELTLVGFAWTWTFPPQVVYLQVIWAIGLSMMALAALVWLPRPMLIAAGIALVAGHNLLSPLHFPPESVWHIPWAILHDRTWIDIADGLKVRTSYPVLPWIGVIALGYAAGPWFAASMPAGARQRRLAGCAVAALAGFAVLRVLNGYGQEQKWMPGSDALHTAMSFLNVTKYPPSLLFLLLTLGVGLLLLVWLERAERGWLARRLAVFGAVPMFFYLLHLYVLQLLYQACAHHWGLNQARVFGFDHVWQLWLVAAVLAVLLWPAVRWFAALKARRRDWRWLKYF